The proteins below come from a single Takifugu flavidus isolate HTHZ2018 chromosome 6, ASM371156v2, whole genome shotgun sequence genomic window:
- the LOC130527423 gene encoding B-cell receptor CD22-like, translating to MSLAAAENGFVILLLVLSGTRSQNIWMVFYPSSNICASEGSTVEISCNYSYPHLQRGLSVVDRLWFISEEDNVPVDLRTLSQFAGRVEYFCHSNKCSLIIRKLRESDSNVYKFRFITNMETGKYTGEPGVSLRVTGLKVKEYNTKKYICESQCNLAGPISYIWYKNEEKVERSPTKYYSGNVRYSDFISCAVKGHEDFPSPLKCVNDWYCATYTKRSICTFKGSSVDISCHYDERTSSSFWYRFEVPQHHRDLTADPQYGRRVEVFSPIGSSTLRIKDLKKNDSANYRFKITSYNWKNLPGTTLTVTDPDLNVQVFLSPFGLKLICHSSCLQDRFPLIWYENDRIIPEEKSASYRGHVWPMNSYSCGYQTHRSQPVYAPTVPLVTMSPPGGAVQNSSVNLTCHSDANPEAKYAWFRANQMLVSEESQLFIKSLQASDCGEYYCTAENQFGSKTSGYVSVELLYAPKSCSVSVSPSAVVAENTTVTLSCSSDANPAANYSWYKENQTLTHQQEGVYRFTSIRSEDGGIYHCRSENQYGEINSTALFLDIQYAPRHPSVSVSSPGEVEEDTTVTLRCSSDANPAANYSWYKEGENSPKSSEQNFTITHVRAEDSGHYSCRVWNTRGHLTSSLHLVVASDVTKLIVVGIVSVAMVFSLFLTLLWIRMKKMCVKKPTKCRKPLQTRVQIKSRPTAATLELDQDQDQDQALHYASIHLHLDQNDVLYSNIRPVHGYRQTDEDEDSTEYTCVMDQS from the exons ATGagtttagcagcagcagaaaatggatttGTTATCCTTCTCCTCGTTCTGTCAG GAACTAGAAGTCAGAACATCTGGATGGTTTTTTATCCTTCATCTAACATCTGTGCCTCAGAAGGTTCCACAGTGGAAATAAGCTGCAACTACAGTTACCCACATCTGCAACGTGGTCTGTCAGTGGTGGACAGACTGTGGTTCATTAGTGAGGAGGACAATGTGCCCGTGGATCTGAGGACGCTCTCGCAGTTCGCAGGTCGTGTGGAATATTTCTGCCACAGCAACAAATGTTCTCTGATTATCAGGAAGCTGCGGGAGAGCGACTCCAATGTCTACAAGTTCAGATTCATAACAAATATGGAAACTGGCAAATACACTGGTGAGCCCGGTGTCAGCCTGAGAGTCACAG GTCTTAAGGTAAAGGAATACAAtacaaaaaaatacatctgtgagAGCCAGTGTAATCTGGCGGGCCCGATTTCCTACATCTGGTACAAGAATGAAGAAAAAGTTGAGCGATCACCAACAAAATACTATTCAGGAAATGTTCGTTATTCAGACTTCATTTCCTGTGCTGTTAAAGGACACGAGGATTTTCCTTCACCACTGAAGT GTGTCAATGATTGGTACTGCGCGACATATACTAAAAGGAGCATCTGTACCTTCAAGGGTTCCTCAGTGGATATTTCATGCCACTACGATGAGAGAACCTCATCTAGTTTCTGGTACAGATTTGAGGTTCCTCAACACCATCGAGACCTCACTGCAGACCCCCAGTATGGACGTCGTGTTGAGGTATTTAGTCCCATTGGAAGCTCCACTCTGAGAATCAAAGACCTGAAAAAGAATGACTCAGCTAATTATCGCTTCAAAATCACAAGCTATAATTGGAAGAACCTCCCTGGAACAACCCTGACGGTCACAG ACCCTGATTTAAATGTTCAGGTGTTCCTGTCTCCTTTTGGTCTGAAGCTAATTTGTCACAGCAGTTGTCTCCAAGACCGTTTCCCTTTAATCTGGTATGAGAATGACAGAATAATTCCAGAGGAAAAGTCTGCGTCTTACAGAGGTCACGTCTGGCCTATGAACAGTTATTCCTGTGGGTACCAGACCCATCGTTCTCAACCAGTTT ATGCTCCCACAGTTCCCTTGGTGACCATGAGTCCTCCAGGTGGTGCCGTGCAGAACAGCTCTGTAAATCTGACCTGTCACTCTGATGCTAACCCTGAAGCAAAGTATGCTTGGTTCAGGGCAAACCAGATGCTGGTCAGTGAAGAGTCGCAGCTCTTCATCAAATCTCTACAGGCCTCTGACTGTGGAGAGTATTACTGCACAGCTGAGAACCAGTTCGGATCAAAGACGTCAGGATATGTCTCTGTTGAACTGCTGT ATGCTCCAAAGTCATGCTCAGTGTCAGTGAGTCCCTCTGCTGTGGTAGCGGAGAACACTACAGTCACTCTGAGCTGTAGCTCTGATGCTAACCCAGCAGCTAATTACAGCTGGTACAAGGAGAACCAAACACTCACTCACCAGCAGGAGGGAGTTTATCGTTTCACCTCTATCAGGTCTGAGGATGGAGGGATCTACCACTGCAGGTCTGAGAATCAATACGGAGAGATCAACTCCACAGCTCTCTTCCTGGATATCCAGT ATGCACCGAGACATCCCTCAGTGTCAGTGAGTTCCCCTGGTGAGGTTGAGGAGGACACTACAGTCACCCTGAGATGTAGCTCTGATGCTAACCCAGCAGCTAATTACAGCTGGTACAAGGAGGGTGAAAACTCACCAAAATCCTCAGAGCAGAACTTCACCATCACTCATGTCAGAGCTGAAGACAGTGGACATTATTCCTGTCGAGTCTGGAACACCAGAGGACACCTGACATCCAGCTTACATCTGGTTGTTGCATCAG ATGTGACCAAGCTGATCGTGGTTGGAATTGTCTCTGTGGCCATGGTGTTCTCACTGTTCCTCACTCTCTTGTGGATCAG AATGAAGAAAATGTGCGTCAAAAAACCGACCAAATGTCGAAAACCACTGCAGACTAGAGTGCAG ATCAAGTCCAGGCCAACTGCGGCAACCCTGGAATTGGATCAGgaccaggatcaggatcaggcgCTGCACTATGCCAGCATCCACCTGCATCTTGACCAGAATGATGTGCTGTACTCAAACATCAGACCAGTCCATGGGTACAGACAGACGGATGAAGACGAGGACAGCACTGAGTACACTTGTGTGATGGATCAAAGTTAA